The Halalkalibaculum roseum genome window below encodes:
- a CDS encoding M28 family peptidase, whose amino-acid sequence MKLLYLVICMAIGCSSSGNSAVSDSSAVKETSTDTETLISFQDRITVPYLRTHLSVLAADSMEGRETGTRGQIMAAEYLAEQYKSMGLKPVGDNDTYYQNFDLSATKRDSTVFKTYKMEDGQKVLIERSVESLDKIASYIRSYGGSDSLSGEIVFAGFGVNDPANNVAHLEGMDLSGKWVMIFEEIPHFSDGDTLIDPAIDGRRRLASIVEQKGAEGLLLIRDMSRTEFQDLARRIQPIYNNPSSMTLDYLNRGSQGGFSKGYTVINPEMAARILDLTESKDLASLKTNLIDTITEFSPVETGYALSQTPYTSKPKLATENVLALLEGGDPELKDEVVVLTSHYDHVGIGRPDSTGDRIYNGADDDGSGTVAILNIAKALTEAKENGYLPRRSILFLNVTGEEKGLLGSRYYSDHPVIPIEKTVANINTDMIGRIDARHEKMGQENYSYIIGGKIISSQLDSLLEVANKQSGNIELSSRYNDLEDPNHFYRRSDHWNFGRLGVPFVFFFTGVHEDYHKPGDEVHKIRFEKMARIAKTMYATTILLANNDKAPEVDNQEFIEITRE is encoded by the coding sequence ATGAAACTACTTTACCTGGTTATATGTATGGCCATTGGCTGCAGTTCATCCGGCAATTCCGCAGTTAGCGACTCCAGTGCAGTCAAAGAAACCTCAACCGATACAGAGACCCTGATCTCATTTCAGGACAGGATAACCGTACCCTACCTGAGAACACATCTTTCAGTTTTGGCAGCCGACTCCATGGAAGGTAGAGAGACCGGAACACGTGGGCAGATTATGGCAGCGGAGTATTTGGCTGAACAGTATAAAAGTATGGGACTGAAACCGGTCGGTGATAACGATACCTACTATCAAAACTTTGACCTTTCGGCTACTAAAAGAGATAGTACGGTTTTCAAAACCTACAAGATGGAAGACGGGCAGAAAGTACTTATTGAACGTTCTGTGGAAAGCCTGGATAAAATTGCTTCTTACATTCGTTCATACGGTGGCAGCGATTCACTGAGTGGCGAAATCGTCTTTGCGGGGTTCGGAGTAAACGACCCGGCAAATAATGTCGCTCACCTCGAAGGTATGGATCTCTCCGGAAAATGGGTGATGATTTTTGAAGAGATACCACATTTTAGCGACGGCGATACCCTTATTGACCCTGCAATTGACGGCCGACGGAGACTTGCTTCGATTGTCGAACAAAAAGGGGCGGAAGGCTTGCTTTTGATTCGTGACATGAGCCGAACAGAATTTCAGGATCTTGCGAGGCGAATTCAGCCGATTTATAATAATCCGTCATCCATGACCCTGGATTATTTAAACCGGGGCTCACAAGGCGGCTTCAGTAAAGGCTATACGGTAATCAATCCTGAAATGGCCGCAAGAATACTGGACTTGACGGAATCCAAAGATCTGGCCTCTCTCAAAACCAATCTGATAGATACCATAACGGAGTTCTCACCTGTGGAAACAGGCTATGCGTTGAGCCAGACGCCGTACACCAGCAAACCTAAATTAGCAACTGAAAACGTACTTGCTCTGCTCGAAGGTGGAGATCCCGAACTAAAGGATGAAGTTGTAGTGCTCACTTCGCACTATGACCATGTAGGCATAGGAAGGCCCGACAGTACCGGGGATCGTATCTATAACGGGGCCGATGACGACGGAAGCGGTACGGTTGCCATTTTGAATATTGCGAAGGCACTTACCGAGGCCAAAGAAAACGGCTATCTTCCCAGACGAAGCATTCTATTTCTGAATGTGACAGGTGAGGAGAAAGGCCTGTTAGGTTCAAGATATTACTCGGATCATCCTGTGATCCCGATTGAGAAGACGGTTGCCAACATCAATACCGATATGATCGGACGAATAGATGCAAGACATGAGAAAATGGGTCAGGAGAACTACAGCTACATTATTGGGGGTAAAATCATCTCTTCGCAGCTTGACAGCCTGCTTGAGGTAGCCAATAAGCAATCGGGAAATATTGAGTTGAGTAGCCGCTATAATGATCTGGAAGATCCCAATCACTTCTACCGAAGAAGCGACCACTGGAACTTTGGGAGACTGGGGGTACCCTTTGTATTCTTCTTTACCGGCGTGCACGAAGACTATCACAAGCCCGGGGATGAAGTGCATAAAATACGGTTTGAAAAAATGGCCAGAATTGCCAAAACCATGTATGCCACTACCATACTGCTAGCCAACAACGATAAAGCTCCCGAAGTGGACAATCAGGAGTTTATTGAAATCACCCGTGAGTAG
- a CDS encoding CHAT domain-containing protein: MNRLVVAYLIVAFFWPVLCHGQNKQLADSLRIKGESFHDQGKYREAEFYYKEAFPIYQKHRDTGSMIVTGMYYAEVMFARSKYNDAINLLNSLLDIDHIARDTLRARMERTLGMIKENIGQLEESVAHFENALRLARESNDSLMIGYTLQSIADNYNGMGDHSKAINAYLNTIPILEAVGNRGGLSTAYRNIGSIYRELSLYDKALEYLNKSLEIRRELNNYDLLASSYNSIGGLQKDLGNYDQALIAYQKSLEYIDEVGSPADKANYLNNIGTLYNLIGNQNRALEYYEESLAIREKIDHPSRLTTLYSNIANRRFDLGDVQQAKKYYTTVLSIREEQGNATEIAKTLLDLAKVEQKKENLSQAHDYSRRAFAIADSTKDYSLLLDSSRRLGFIKREMDHSAEALSLFKNSFAYSRFLSKRHQIHPLMTLSEAYDKQNSDSTLVYGQEAIALIEESRSKTGSYSALKADFFERFSDFYVDMAGWELKYRNDVSKAYAYVERAKARTLADELTQASQRIDEALPDSVRIERNQKLSAIDNLYSQLRATENTGKREELESKIRKSELEYAAFQNELHSKYPEYKKLELQDPVTIHTARSINSSDTAILEYALSNEQLLVFFITRYGQSVHKYSLKELAENRDLELKELVQDFKDAILSQAGREELDLRSSTLYELLLEPFEEELSDYKNLLIIPDGPLAYLPFEALRNNNSYLIERFTIKYSPSVTSLTLLKDPVKEQKRDLLAVAGSEVMNVDSETGRRMISYSALPSTLIEIDSIASHFSRVTKLKEEEVTEPILKRHLNNRYQYIHLATHGYIDEDHPTQSGLRLIGTQNMEVSSENDGLLKSSEIYRLNLNSDMVVLSACNTGMGKVVKGEGMLGLQRSFFYAGTSTVVVSLWNVYDRSTASLMNEFYKSILDHQQNPKTSMWDRIARKLGWDDSIPFGEKAKAMQTAKIQLIDHPIYNHPVYWAPFIVVGR, translated from the coding sequence GTGAACAGACTGGTAGTTGCATATCTGATAGTGGCGTTTTTCTGGCCTGTTCTTTGCCACGGCCAAAATAAACAGCTTGCAGATTCACTGCGAATTAAGGGAGAAAGCTTCCATGATCAAGGTAAGTACCGTGAAGCCGAGTTTTACTACAAGGAAGCCTTCCCAATTTACCAAAAGCACCGTGATACCGGTTCCATGATAGTGACTGGCATGTACTATGCAGAAGTCATGTTCGCGAGGTCTAAATACAATGACGCTATTAATCTCCTGAACAGCTTGTTAGATATCGACCATATAGCAAGGGATACGCTGCGAGCTCGCATGGAGCGAACTTTGGGAATGATCAAAGAAAATATCGGGCAGCTGGAGGAATCAGTAGCACATTTTGAAAATGCCCTGAGGCTTGCCAGGGAGTCTAATGATAGCCTTATGATCGGTTACACTTTACAGAGTATAGCTGACAATTACAACGGAATGGGAGACCATTCAAAGGCTATAAATGCCTATCTAAATACTATACCTATTCTAGAAGCGGTAGGTAACCGGGGAGGATTGTCAACTGCTTATAGAAATATCGGTTCTATCTACCGTGAATTGTCGTTATACGACAAGGCACTGGAATATTTAAATAAGAGTCTTGAAATCCGAAGAGAGCTCAATAATTATGATTTGTTGGCTTCTTCCTATAATTCTATCGGAGGACTACAAAAAGATTTAGGGAACTATGATCAAGCACTTATCGCCTATCAGAAGAGCCTCGAATATATTGATGAGGTGGGTTCTCCGGCGGATAAAGCAAATTATCTCAATAATATCGGTACACTGTATAATCTAATAGGCAACCAGAATAGGGCTCTAGAATACTATGAAGAGAGTTTGGCCATTCGAGAAAAAATTGATCACCCCAGCCGGCTAACAACATTGTACAGCAATATAGCCAACCGGCGGTTTGACCTTGGGGATGTTCAGCAGGCCAAAAAGTATTATACAACAGTACTCTCTATTCGTGAAGAGCAGGGGAATGCAACCGAGATTGCGAAAACGCTGCTTGATCTTGCCAAAGTGGAACAGAAGAAAGAAAATCTAAGCCAGGCCCATGATTATTCCCGCCGCGCATTCGCAATTGCGGATTCCACAAAGGATTATTCACTGTTGCTGGATTCAAGCAGAAGGCTAGGTTTTATTAAAAGGGAAATGGATCATTCTGCCGAGGCGTTATCCCTCTTCAAGAACAGCTTTGCATACAGTCGTTTCTTAAGCAAACGCCACCAAATCCATCCCTTAATGACGCTTAGCGAGGCCTATGACAAACAAAACTCTGACAGTACGTTGGTATACGGGCAGGAGGCAATTGCACTGATTGAAGAAAGCCGTTCCAAGACGGGTTCCTATTCCGCTCTCAAGGCCGATTTTTTTGAACGATTTTCTGACTTCTATGTCGACATGGCCGGCTGGGAGTTGAAATACAGGAACGATGTATCCAAAGCTTATGCCTACGTGGAACGTGCAAAGGCCCGTACGCTTGCCGATGAATTGACCCAGGCTTCTCAACGCATAGATGAAGCCCTGCCTGACTCTGTCCGTATCGAACGGAATCAAAAACTATCGGCTATTGATAATTTATATTCCCAGCTTCGCGCCACAGAAAATACTGGAAAGAGAGAAGAACTGGAATCAAAAATACGAAAGAGCGAGCTGGAGTATGCGGCTTTCCAAAATGAGCTTCACAGCAAATATCCGGAATATAAAAAACTGGAACTTCAAGACCCGGTCACCATCCACACGGCACGGTCTATCAACAGTTCCGATACCGCTATCCTTGAATATGCCCTCAGCAATGAGCAGCTCCTTGTATTTTTTATTACCAGATATGGTCAGTCAGTACACAAATATTCCCTTAAAGAACTTGCGGAAAATAGAGACCTTGAACTAAAGGAATTGGTACAAGACTTCAAGGATGCTATTCTTTCGCAGGCCGGCAGGGAAGAGTTGGATCTGCGATCTTCTACTCTCTATGAACTTCTATTAGAACCTTTTGAGGAGGAACTTTCTGATTACAAAAATCTGCTCATTATTCCGGACGGACCACTTGCCTATCTGCCCTTTGAAGCTCTTCGAAATAATAACAGTTACCTTATCGAGCGATTTACGATCAAGTACTCTCCTTCTGTAACCAGCCTCACCTTGCTTAAAGATCCTGTTAAAGAGCAGAAAAGGGACCTGCTGGCCGTTGCCGGTTCAGAAGTTATGAATGTTGACTCGGAAACTGGGAGACGGATGATCTCCTATTCCGCACTGCCCTCTACACTTATAGAAATAGATTCAATCGCTTCACACTTTAGCAGGGTCACTAAACTGAAAGAAGAAGAGGTGACGGAGCCTATTCTCAAACGGCATCTAAATAACCGCTATCAATATATCCATTTGGCCACACACGGATATATTGATGAAGATCATCCTACACAAAGCGGCCTCAGGCTCATCGGCACGCAGAATATGGAGGTCTCTTCGGAAAATGACGGGTTACTAAAAAGCTCAGAAATATACCGCCTGAATTTAAACTCAGATATGGTAGTGCTCAGTGCCTGCAATACCGGGATGGGCAAAGTCGTAAAAGGGGAGGGCATGCTAGGCCTTCAGCGTTCTTTTTTCTATGCAGGAACCTCAACTGTAGTGGTTAGCCTGTGGAATGTATATGATCGGTCTACGGCTTCACTGATGAATGAGTTTTATAAGTCCATATTGGACCATCAACAGAATCCAAAAACTTCTATGTGGGATAGAATTGCCCGCAAGTTAGGTTGGGACGATTCCATCCCTTTTGGGGAAAAAGCAAAGGCCATGCAAACGGCAAAAATACAGTTAATAGATCACCCGATCTACAATCATCCCGTTTATTGGGCGCCCTTCATTGTGGTGGGGAGATAG
- a CDS encoding CHAT domain-containing tetratricopeptide repeat protein gives MHPRKIYPNLVLYYRQAVCGLVLLLAGVSITVAQPNPSYSIDSLQAANKFKQGQELFAEANYDSSLTLLSQAANYYEEAEKWSRLAESYNLMSTNYRILNQLEESESLSRNVLEILDKPSLEQPVQRAKALNNLSLIETDRSNFQTAIALLDEALEVAREPVVPAHMRAMILGNLGSVYDEQGDFERALEWYSKGINLLDNNGSQDERKQLAKIYNYAGVTHVKMGRFEEALQFYNKELEINLDLFGSSHPSVAGGYNNIGGIYYRSGDIGEAIVYFKRAASSTELTFGENHPRVGLIYNNIGACYYEIGNYSESIKYLKRSAEIKKETQGADHPDLALTYNNIGSIYTEMEQYEEAIDYLNRSLNIRIRALGENHPVLSNNYNSLGLLYLETERFEKAIDHFTKALSITEETRGPNHPYAAEAKTNLAKSYRMKGDYSKALMHLKEAEKSLSLENGSDIEFRYPTYAVDVLNEIGKTLHEEFKSDPTRGLNQLKSALATYTRLSELLDAMQNKFLSEESKLLVSSRSHEIYESAIDVSYDLYNETGNQKFISDVFFFSEKSKARVILELLNDKKAQKYAGVPDTLIAYEQDLREQLSGVQQTLNSRLSSSGSDSPVDSLQSSLFKLHQELNKHIEMLSKEYPKYHSFKYKTDVPDLSRLQKMLRTEDLTLLEYFYGKKSTWAIVLSKENINVVPLPHLSNLNEAVSEFDRAVSLKEDANYRSLARKFYTNLIEPLEKHIHTEQLLVISDGPLNLLPFEALLTDEIQDSENYSDYPYLLKKYTISYLPSVSMSAFVSNEKENTFRDTFAAFAPVFSGKKIGKLPSVASRNNWGALPSTRYEVEEIAEVLEQERSLWTRITGDKSTRVYLENDATESQFKSTTLQNYRYLHLATHAFASDTTSGRAGIAFHPESGSQSSEDGILYAEEIYGLNLNNELVVLSACETGTGEVRTGEGIIGLSRAFQYAGADNLLVSLWSVEDRSTARLMISFYKQLQEGVKPSIALQLAKQDLVESYSYAHPGYWSPFIFIGN, from the coding sequence ATGCATCCCAGAAAAATATATCCCAACCTAGTTCTTTATTACAGGCAAGCTGTATGCGGTTTGGTATTACTTCTGGCCGGTGTTAGCATAACAGTCGCTCAGCCAAATCCATCATATTCAATCGATTCCCTGCAGGCCGCAAATAAATTCAAGCAGGGACAAGAACTTTTTGCCGAAGCAAATTATGACAGCTCACTGACTCTGCTGTCTCAAGCTGCCAATTATTATGAGGAAGCGGAGAAGTGGTCTAGACTTGCAGAGTCTTATAACTTGATGAGTACCAATTACCGGATACTTAACCAGCTTGAGGAATCGGAAAGCCTATCACGAAACGTCCTGGAAATATTAGACAAGCCATCATTAGAACAACCGGTTCAGCGAGCCAAAGCCTTGAACAACCTCAGTCTCATAGAAACCGATCGGAGTAATTTTCAAACGGCAATCGCCTTACTGGATGAAGCCCTGGAAGTAGCCAGGGAACCGGTAGTTCCAGCCCATATGAGGGCAATGATTTTGGGGAACCTGGGTTCTGTTTATGACGAGCAGGGTGACTTTGAAAGGGCCCTTGAATGGTATTCCAAGGGCATCAACCTGCTGGATAATAATGGATCTCAGGATGAGCGCAAACAGCTCGCTAAAATTTATAACTATGCCGGTGTTACACACGTCAAAATGGGACGATTTGAGGAGGCCCTGCAGTTCTACAATAAAGAACTGGAAATAAACCTCGATCTATTCGGTTCTTCGCACCCCTCGGTGGCAGGGGGATACAATAATATCGGTGGAATTTATTATAGGTCAGGGGATATCGGGGAAGCAATCGTCTATTTCAAAAGAGCAGCTTCGTCTACGGAACTTACTTTCGGAGAGAACCATCCAAGGGTAGGTCTCATTTATAACAATATCGGCGCCTGCTACTATGAAATCGGTAACTACTCCGAGTCCATTAAATACCTCAAGCGGTCAGCCGAAATTAAAAAAGAGACGCAGGGTGCCGACCATCCCGACCTGGCCCTGACCTATAACAATATCGGTAGCATATACACCGAAATGGAGCAGTATGAAGAGGCTATAGATTACCTGAACCGCTCTCTGAACATACGTATTCGAGCACTCGGTGAAAATCATCCGGTTCTGTCTAATAATTACAATTCACTGGGGTTGCTCTATCTGGAAACAGAGAGGTTTGAAAAAGCTATTGACCATTTTACCAAGGCACTAAGTATTACCGAAGAGACAAGAGGTCCCAATCATCCCTACGCCGCGGAAGCTAAAACAAATCTTGCCAAATCATACCGGATGAAAGGCGATTATTCAAAAGCCCTGATGCATTTAAAAGAGGCTGAAAAATCGTTGTCATTAGAAAATGGTTCTGATATCGAATTCCGATATCCCACATATGCGGTTGACGTGCTGAATGAAATAGGAAAGACCCTTCATGAAGAGTTTAAAAGCGATCCCACCCGTGGATTAAATCAACTGAAATCAGCCCTTGCCACATATACCCGGCTTTCAGAACTGCTGGATGCAATGCAAAACAAATTCTTAAGTGAAGAGTCAAAACTTTTGGTGAGTTCTCGCAGTCATGAAATATATGAGTCGGCCATCGATGTCAGCTATGATTTATACAATGAGACGGGCAACCAAAAATTTATCAGTGACGTATTTTTCTTCTCGGAAAAAAGCAAAGCACGGGTGATTCTCGAACTGCTGAACGATAAAAAGGCCCAAAAATATGCGGGTGTACCCGATACACTCATTGCCTATGAACAGGACCTGAGGGAACAGCTTTCAGGTGTTCAGCAAACCTTGAATTCGCGGCTTAGCAGTTCAGGTTCCGACTCCCCTGTGGATTCACTTCAGAGTTCGCTTTTCAAGCTCCATCAAGAGTTGAACAAGCATATTGAGATGCTGAGTAAGGAGTATCCCAAATATCATAGCTTCAAATACAAAACCGATGTACCGGACCTCAGCAGATTGCAAAAGATGTTGCGGACGGAGGATTTAACACTACTTGAGTATTTTTATGGTAAAAAGTCTACGTGGGCAATTGTACTGAGTAAGGAAAATATCAATGTAGTTCCATTGCCTCACCTATCAAACTTAAACGAAGCAGTCAGTGAATTCGACCGGGCCGTTTCACTTAAAGAAGATGCTAATTACAGATCTCTTGCCCGAAAGTTCTACACTAATCTTATAGAGCCTCTGGAGAAGCATATTCATACTGAGCAATTACTGGTAATCTCCGACGGCCCTTTAAATCTCCTTCCCTTTGAAGCCCTGCTTACTGATGAGATACAAGACAGTGAAAACTATAGTGATTATCCTTATTTGCTCAAAAAATATACTATCAGCTATTTACCATCGGTTTCCATGTCTGCCTTTGTCAGTAATGAGAAGGAAAATACTTTCCGCGATACATTTGCCGCTTTCGCACCTGTATTTTCCGGAAAAAAGATTGGTAAACTGCCATCTGTAGCCAGCAGAAATAACTGGGGAGCACTGCCTTCAACCCGCTATGAAGTTGAGGAAATTGCGGAAGTCCTTGAGCAAGAGCGCAGTTTATGGACAAGGATTACAGGGGATAAGTCAACCAGGGTCTACCTTGAAAATGATGCTACCGAAAGCCAGTTCAAGAGCACTACCCTCCAAAATTACCGGTACCTTCACCTGGCAACCCACGCTTTTGCCTCCGACACAACCTCGGGACGTGCGGGCATTGCCTTTCATCCCGAATCGGGCTCCCAAAGCAGTGAAGATGGCATTCTGTATGCTGAAGAAATCTATGGCCTAAATCTAAATAACGAATTGGTTGTACTAAGTGCCTGCGAAACCGGTACCGGAGAAGTTCGAACCGGGGAAGGGATTATCGGGCTCAGCAGGGCCTTTCAGTATGCCGGTGCCGATAACCTGCTGGTATCTCTTTGGAGCGTGGAAGATCGCTCCACGGCACGTCTAATGATCTCCTTCTATAAGCAACTTCAGGAAGGGGTTAAGCCTTCCATAGCGCTACAGTTGGCCAAACAGGATTTAGTTGAAAGTTATAGCTATGCCCATCCGGGCTATTGGTCACCCTTCATATTTATAGGCAATTAA
- the ftsY gene encoding signal recognition particle-docking protein FtsY — MGFLEKLGLKKKEKVEKGVEKSRTGIMEKLGKAIAGKDTVDAEVLDELEEILITSDVGVKTTVEIIDRIEARVAKDKYLNSSELNNILKEEIIALLKDHAPDKPAEFDADFPQKPHIIMVVGVNGVGKTTTIGKLAHLYRQAGKKVVLGAADTFRAAAVDQLKIWSERADVPIIQQGQNADPAAVAYDTVEAASARGADVALVDTAGRLHNKKSLMDELAKIKRVMGKVVEGAPHEVILVLDASTGQNAMEQAKAFTSFVDITGLALTKLDGTAKGGIVIGVSNELDVPVKYIGVGEQIEDLQVFDRELFVNSLFGD, encoded by the coding sequence ATGGGTTTTCTGGAAAAACTGGGATTAAAGAAAAAAGAGAAAGTTGAGAAAGGTGTCGAAAAGAGCCGTACCGGCATTATGGAGAAGCTCGGTAAGGCCATTGCCGGAAAGGATACTGTCGATGCCGAAGTGCTGGATGAACTCGAAGAGATTCTCATCACCTCTGATGTTGGCGTAAAAACTACTGTTGAAATCATAGACCGTATTGAAGCAAGAGTTGCCAAAGACAAATACCTTAACAGCAGTGAGCTCAATAATATCCTTAAGGAAGAGATCATTGCCCTGTTGAAGGATCATGCCCCGGATAAACCGGCAGAATTCGATGCTGACTTTCCTCAAAAACCGCATATCATTATGGTAGTGGGAGTCAACGGGGTCGGTAAAACAACAACTATTGGCAAGCTGGCGCATCTCTACAGGCAAGCAGGAAAGAAAGTTGTGCTAGGTGCTGCCGATACATTCCGGGCTGCCGCGGTTGATCAGCTTAAGATTTGGAGTGAGAGGGCAGATGTACCCATTATACAACAGGGACAAAACGCCGACCCAGCTGCCGTTGCCTACGATACTGTGGAGGCAGCCAGTGCCCGTGGAGCCGATGTTGCCCTGGTCGATACGGCCGGAAGACTTCACAATAAGAAATCCCTTATGGATGAGCTCGCCAAAATTAAACGAGTCATGGGAAAGGTAGTGGAAGGGGCACCCCATGAGGTTATTCTGGTGCTGGATGCTTCTACCGGTCAGAATGCTATGGAACAGGCCAAAGCTTTTACCTCCTTCGTAGACATAACCGGTCTCGCACTTACCAAACTAGACGGTACCGCCAAAGGGGGGATTGTAATAGGTGTTTCCAATGAACTGGATGTGCCGGTAAAATATATCGGTGTAGGTGAACAGATAGAAGATCTCCAGGTATTCGACCGTGAACTCTTTGTCAACTCCCTGTTTGGCGACTAG
- a CDS encoding CDP-alcohol phosphatidyltransferase family protein yields the protein MSAAKNIDGKKVKVKQTLFTWSNLISLSRVFIAFPIVYLHYTNNFQITWTIGLLILYGMISDYLDGYAARKLNEISEWGKVLDPIADKISASILFLYTVYIGYVPLWFLLLELARDAIILTGSTYLKFARGKVAMAVMSGKWSVNALAGYWMAAFFFPEFQAVQNFFMGIALVLMFLSFIDYFHRFKLIRMGLEYN from the coding sequence GTGAGTGCAGCAAAAAACATTGACGGGAAAAAGGTCAAGGTCAAGCAAACGCTTTTTACCTGGTCAAATCTCATTTCCTTAAGCCGCGTATTTATTGCTTTTCCCATCGTATACCTGCATTACACCAACAATTTCCAGATCACCTGGACCATTGGCTTACTCATACTCTATGGTATGATCTCCGACTATCTGGATGGTTATGCGGCCCGTAAGCTGAATGAGATATCGGAGTGGGGCAAAGTGCTTGATCCGATTGCAGATAAAATATCGGCATCCATACTGTTTCTGTATACGGTGTATATCGGGTATGTGCCGCTTTGGTTCTTACTTTTAGAATTGGCGAGAGATGCGATCATTCTGACAGGATCTACCTATCTGAAATTTGCACGCGGGAAGGTAGCCATGGCTGTCATGTCAGGTAAGTGGAGCGTCAATGCCCTTGCAGGGTATTGGATGGCTGCTTTCTTTTTCCCGGAATTCCAGGCTGTACAAAACTTTTTCATGGGAATTGCACTGGTGCTTATGTTTTTGTCCTTCATTGATTATTTTCATCGTTTCAAACTGATTCGCATGGGTTTGGAATATAACTAG
- a CDS encoding NUDIX domain-containing protein, with product MQTMNDSDKLIEQEVSSEEVFKGELLHVFADKAKLPNGNVSTREWIKHPGASAVLPVFENGEVMLVKQFRYPLRQIFYEVPAGKLDEGETPESTAKRELEEEVGISSEYMHYLGPFYPSIGYTDEVIHLYTAWDLTSFNQKVDEDEFLLKHRLPFREAVEMVHKGEISDGKTMVTILQSWHWWQENGPFEV from the coding sequence ATGCAGACGATGAATGATTCAGACAAACTAATAGAACAAGAGGTAAGCTCAGAAGAGGTATTTAAAGGAGAGCTACTGCACGTTTTTGCAGATAAGGCGAAGCTTCCTAATGGCAATGTCTCAACGCGGGAGTGGATTAAGCATCCCGGAGCGTCGGCAGTGCTGCCGGTCTTTGAAAATGGAGAAGTTATGCTGGTCAAGCAGTTCCGGTACCCGCTGCGGCAGATTTTTTATGAAGTACCGGCCGGCAAACTTGATGAAGGAGAAACTCCTGAAAGCACGGCTAAACGGGAACTGGAAGAAGAAGTAGGCATTTCTTCTGAATACATGCACTATTTAGGACCGTTTTACCCCAGCATCGGTTATACGGATGAGGTTATACACCTGTATACGGCCTGGGATCTTACCAGTTTTAACCAAAAAGTCGATGAGGACGAATTCCTGCTGAAACACCGGTTACCATTTCGAGAGGCAGTTGAGATGGTGCATAAGGGAGAGATTTCAGACGGTAAAACTATGGTCACCATCCTTCAGTCTTGGCATTGGTGGCAGGAAAACGGACCTTTTGAGGTGTGA
- a CDS encoding helix-turn-helix domain-containing protein: protein MPKQLGNLILFSVDDLHEQLGLSKMTIRAYLREGKIRARKLGVQWYVTEEALREYFDEPTARTQKAKKPKASHRYIVKGINDLVSEQEECDTLEETLECIRNQAIISLFQVEIIDKESGEVVELVKARDFLERHEH from the coding sequence ATGCCCAAGCAACTCGGTAACTTGATACTATTTTCTGTCGATGATCTCCATGAACAGCTCGGACTGAGCAAAATGACCATCCGTGCCTACTTGAGGGAAGGGAAGATCAGGGCGCGGAAGCTGGGAGTGCAATGGTATGTCACCGAAGAAGCTCTGCGTGAATACTTTGATGAGCCTACTGCAAGGACCCAAAAAGCTAAAAAGCCCAAAGCCTCTCATCGCTATATCGTTAAAGGAATTAATGACTTGGTTAGTGAACAGGAAGAGTGTGATACCCTCGAGGAGACCCTTGAGTGTATTCGTAACCAGGCGATAATCAGCTTGTTCCAGGTCGAAATTATCGATAAAGAATCAGGAGAGGTTGTCGAGCTGGTTAAAGCACGGGACTTTCTCGAAAGACATGAGCACTAA
- a CDS encoding DinB family protein: MNDQSRIRELLLEQLTGRNAHVDFQKAVENLSMSDLGKKPEHFPHTIWELIEHIRIAQHDIVAFSKDPDYESPNWPEGYWPESDKPDSMDEWQDSLEAIEKDHKEMEKLVKDKANDLLIPLKHGDGQTLFREAMLIVDHNAYHIGQIVQMRRVMDIW; the protein is encoded by the coding sequence ATGAATGACCAATCCAGAATACGCGAGTTGCTTCTTGAACAGCTTACCGGCAGAAATGCACATGTAGACTTCCAAAAGGCTGTAGAGAATTTATCCATGTCTGATCTGGGGAAAAAGCCGGAGCATTTCCCGCACACTATCTGGGAGCTGATAGAACATATCCGCATAGCACAGCATGATATTGTAGCTTTTTCAAAGGATCCTGATTATGAATCTCCAAACTGGCCGGAAGGGTACTGGCCTGAATCAGATAAACCTGACAGCATGGATGAGTGGCAAGACTCTCTTGAAGCCATAGAAAAAGACCACAAAGAGATGGAAAAGTTGGTTAAGGATAAAGCCAATGATTTGCTTATACCGTTAAAACACGGTGACGGTCAAACGCTATTCAGGGAAGCTATGCTTATCGTAGATCACAATGCCTACCATATAGGCCAGATAGTTCAAATGAGAAGGGTGATGGATATTTGGTAG